In Myxococcus stipitatus, the following are encoded in one genomic region:
- the cyoE gene encoding heme o synthase yields MSARAEAVSTTASDLLSLMKPRLSSLVLITTAGGMFLAPGPLATGHALVTLLATAGTVGAANTLNCYWERHSDQFMERTRNRPLPSGRMEPAVALWFGISLALVSLPALALGANLLTAALGLLALLSYVFAYTPAKARTAAAMIVGAVPGALPPLMGWTAVTNQVDAGGFALFAILFLWQMPHFIAIALFRKEEYAAAGLKSVPLERGDDSARAQVVLYLVALVPMTMLPFQLHIAGSWYLAAAAVLGLSFLGLGAWGFFKRLGKPWARQTFFFSLIYLTGLFAALCLDRVPRG; encoded by the coding sequence TTGAGCGCGCGTGCCGAAGCCGTGTCGACGACCGCGTCCGACCTGCTCTCCTTGATGAAGCCCCGGCTCTCCAGCCTGGTGCTCATCACCACCGCGGGAGGCATGTTCCTGGCGCCGGGCCCCCTGGCCACGGGCCACGCCCTGGTGACGCTGCTGGCCACGGCCGGCACGGTGGGCGCCGCCAACACGCTCAACTGCTACTGGGAGCGCCATAGCGACCAGTTCATGGAGCGCACGCGCAACCGGCCGCTGCCGTCCGGGCGGATGGAGCCCGCGGTGGCGCTGTGGTTCGGCATCTCCCTGGCGCTGGTGTCGCTCCCCGCGTTGGCCCTGGGGGCCAACCTGCTGACGGCGGCGCTGGGGCTGCTCGCGCTCCTGAGCTACGTGTTCGCGTACACGCCGGCCAAGGCGCGCACCGCCGCGGCCATGATCGTGGGCGCGGTGCCCGGCGCGCTGCCCCCGCTGATGGGCTGGACGGCCGTGACGAACCAGGTGGACGCGGGCGGCTTCGCGCTCTTCGCCATCCTGTTCCTCTGGCAGATGCCGCACTTCATCGCCATCGCGCTGTTCCGCAAGGAGGAGTACGCGGCCGCGGGGCTCAAGTCCGTGCCGCTGGAGCGCGGCGATGACTCCGCCCGCGCGCAGGTCGTCCTCTACCTGGTGGCGCTGGTGCCCATGACGATGCTGCCCTTCCAGCTCCACATCGCCGGCTCCTGGTACCTGGCGGCCGCCGCGGTGCTGGGGCTGAGCTTCCTGGGCCTGGGAGCGTGGGGGTTCTTCAAGCGGCTCGGGAAGCCCTGGGCGCGCCAGACGTTCTTCTTTTCGCTCATCTACCTCACCGGATTGTTCGCGGCGCTGTGTCTGGACCGCGTTCCCCGCGGCTAG